A section of the Nitrospira sp. genome encodes:
- a CDS encoding LPP20 family lipoprotein: MTPGTGRGRGIVLSALLLVLVGCGWFGGTARPSWIEGGSPQFPSAQYLVGVGQADSRPQATEQAYAAVSRIFKAEITAQAKDWESYLVVESRGQTSTERRLTLDNVTRVTTDKVLENVQVLDTWFDQKTRQYYALAGMNRAQAESAMVERLNELDRTIQTEVTEAHQTQDKLSRVRNLKRAAKNLVLREAYNTDLRVVRSNGQGNASPYRVAELTAELEQFLAGNLLMAVDLSGDQAEPLERALVDGLAQEGFTVVGRGAGAAPAELLITGSVRLWPIEVNDPHFRYVRWCAESVIEEAVTHRVVGALSKGGKEGHVTEREAAAKAVRVMQQEFASDLARSVAAHVYGERDLPASAATPSGCPKEAVQPPVSR, from the coding sequence ATGACACCGGGCACGGGTCGAGGGCGAGGAATCGTTCTTTCCGCACTCCTGCTGGTGCTGGTCGGCTGCGGATGGTTCGGCGGGACGGCCCGTCCGTCGTGGATCGAGGGAGGAAGCCCTCAGTTTCCATCGGCTCAGTATCTCGTCGGGGTGGGTCAGGCCGATTCGCGCCCGCAAGCCACGGAGCAGGCCTACGCTGCCGTCTCCAGAATTTTTAAAGCCGAGATCACGGCGCAGGCGAAAGACTGGGAATCGTACCTGGTGGTGGAGTCCCGCGGGCAGACGAGCACGGAGCGTCGCCTCACCTTGGACAACGTGACCCGTGTGACGACCGACAAGGTGCTGGAAAATGTGCAGGTCCTGGATACCTGGTTTGACCAAAAGACGCGACAGTACTATGCTCTGGCAGGCATGAACCGGGCGCAAGCCGAATCGGCGATGGTGGAGCGCCTCAATGAACTCGATCGCACGATTCAGACCGAAGTGACCGAAGCGCATCAGACCCAGGACAAGCTCTCACGCGTGCGTAATCTCAAACGGGCCGCCAAGAATCTGGTGCTTCGCGAGGCCTATAACACCGATCTTCGCGTGGTGCGCTCCAACGGTCAGGGCAATGCATCGCCCTATCGCGTGGCGGAATTGACCGCCGAATTGGAACAGTTTCTTGCCGGGAATCTCCTCATGGCCGTCGATCTGTCTGGCGATCAAGCCGAGCCGCTTGAGCGAGCGCTTGTAGACGGACTCGCACAGGAAGGCTTCACGGTGGTCGGGCGCGGCGCCGGTGCCGCGCCTGCGGAATTGCTCATTACCGGGTCGGTGCGTCTCTGGCCGATCGAGGTGAACGATCCTCATTTTCGGTACGTGCGCTGGTGCGCGGAGTCCGTGATCGAAGAAGCCGTGACCCATCGCGTGGTCGGGGCCCTGTCGAAAGGCGGGAAGGAAGGGCATGTCACGGAGCGCGAGGCGGCCGCCAAAGCGGTCCGTGTGATGCAGCAGGAGTTTGCGTCCGATCTGGCCCGGTCCGTGGCCGCGCATGTGTATGGAGAGAGAGATCTGCCGGCGTCGGCCGCGACGCCGTCCGGTTGTCCGAAAGAGGCGGTGCAGCCGCCGGTCAGTCGTTAA
- a CDS encoding IPT/TIG domain-containing protein, translating into MQRQSEKQGVVWSTVMGFVLLGGVIPAAAAEDTKKPAEQAAPAAKKTPEKKATAKSGSQKAKPAGTAKGPAPKYASAETAAKAQACFGEAPKIQSVTPDEAKAGEKVTISGRGFGPAECLRSLSFGPGYPAAFTFVNDTQITATVPTGRRRGMAMMTVTTASGEDSKAFLVR; encoded by the coding sequence ATGCAAAGACAGAGCGAGAAGCAGGGTGTGGTGTGGTCAACGGTGATGGGATTTGTGCTGCTGGGAGGAGTCATTCCCGCCGCGGCCGCCGAGGACACCAAGAAGCCGGCTGAACAGGCCGCACCAGCAGCAAAGAAGACTCCCGAAAAAAAGGCGACCGCGAAGAGCGGAAGTCAGAAGGCGAAGCCGGCCGGCACAGCCAAAGGCCCGGCACCCAAGTATGCTTCAGCCGAAACGGCAGCCAAGGCGCAAGCCTGCTTCGGAGAAGCACCGAAGATCCAATCGGTCACGCCGGATGAAGCGAAAGCAGGCGAGAAAGTCACGATCTCGGGCAGAGGATTCGGTCCCGCCGAGTGCCTGCGCTCACTCTCTTTCGGTCCCGGGTATCCCGCTGCATTCACATTCGTCAACGATACCCAGATCACCGCGACCGTACCGACCGGCAGACGCAGGGGCATGGCCATGATGACCGTCACGACCGCGTCCGGTGAAGATTCAAAAGCGTTTCTGGTGAGGTAA
- a CDS encoding type II toxin-antitoxin system VapC family toxin: MPYYYFDSTALVKRYSMERGTRVVNKLMVKRGKVAILPMWSVTDFYSALSVRAQQGEITRDDCYSVLYKFEMEASQGLFQFISPTMDTYLAAKELILDYPALRSAQLQHLALALELKPLRLTVVSADKQLLAACRPAGLHIINPEDD, from the coding sequence ATGCCGTATTACTATTTCGATTCCACGGCGTTGGTGAAGCGGTACAGCATGGAGCGCGGAACGCGGGTGGTGAACAAGCTCATGGTGAAACGGGGTAAGGTCGCCATTCTGCCCATGTGGAGCGTCACGGATTTTTACTCGGCCCTCTCCGTTCGCGCGCAGCAGGGTGAAATCACCAGGGACGACTGCTATTCGGTGCTGTACAAGTTCGAGATGGAAGCCTCGCAAGGGCTCTTCCAGTTCATTTCCCCGACGATGGACACCTATCTGGCTGCGAAAGAGTTGATTCTGGACTATCCGGCCCTGCGCTCGGCGCAGCTGCAACACCTGGCCCTGGCGTTGGAACTCAAGCCGCTCCGGCTGACAGTCGTGAGCGCGGATAAACAGCTTCTGGCGGCCTGCCGTCCGGCGGGGTTGCATATCATCAATCCCGAAGACGACTAG
- a CDS encoding HEAT repeat domain-containing protein: MRCILSLIILGALVLLGDQSWARRDALTAEQKSQLERIDRVLVDVIALSDKGSLDAKPLVDVVVTRMKEFDYTTVTDPAQPHDVELKIKCEQRKTWEGSTTMGSDADLPDAPSRIWKGPACQLGYLLNGKKMAWRKEVRTDFDDAQAAATVAKAGDPTAYAMAKLQARLEEYDFPALITAEWGQEARLFRLYDDPKTPVARKVKLVALFGDLFSVKAIPRLLDGLNGADRNIAKASALALGNIGQKDTIPVLIKTMKSGPTDLRAPAAKALGIVGALHGDFTIVDPLLETLNTEDVAVKTEVAWALGKLPDMRAYEPLFTLQKSLYRVHENDADPNLVKLKEAVNWSIKQIDTWEHVQ; encoded by the coding sequence ATGAGATGCATCCTTTCGCTCATCATCCTGGGGGCTCTAGTGCTCCTGGGGGACCAGAGTTGGGCCCGCCGCGACGCCTTAACCGCCGAACAAAAAAGCCAACTGGAACGAATCGATCGCGTGCTGGTCGATGTGATTGCCCTCTCGGACAAGGGCAGCCTCGACGCCAAACCCCTGGTCGACGTGGTCGTCACCCGCATGAAAGAATTCGACTACACGACCGTGACCGACCCGGCCCAACCGCACGATGTGGAACTGAAGATCAAATGCGAGCAGCGAAAAACTTGGGAGGGCAGCACGACGATGGGCAGCGACGCCGACCTTCCCGATGCCCCGTCACGAATCTGGAAGGGGCCGGCCTGCCAGCTCGGCTATCTCCTTAACGGAAAAAAAATGGCCTGGCGCAAAGAGGTCCGGACGGATTTCGACGATGCTCAAGCCGCGGCCACAGTCGCCAAAGCGGGCGATCCCACGGCCTACGCGATGGCCAAGTTACAAGCGCGCCTGGAAGAATACGATTTCCCCGCGCTCATCACCGCTGAATGGGGACAGGAAGCGCGCCTGTTCCGCCTCTACGACGATCCCAAGACTCCGGTCGCGCGCAAGGTGAAGTTGGTGGCCCTGTTCGGCGACCTGTTCTCCGTGAAGGCGATCCCTCGCCTCCTTGACGGACTCAATGGAGCCGACCGCAATATCGCCAAAGCCTCGGCCCTGGCGCTGGGCAATATCGGCCAGAAAGACACGATCCCGGTGCTCATCAAGACGATGAAATCCGGTCCCACGGATTTACGCGCGCCGGCGGCGAAGGCCCTGGGTATCGTCGGCGCGTTGCACGGAGATTTCACGATCGTGGATCCGCTGCTCGAAACGTTGAACACCGAGGATGTCGCCGTGAAAACCGAGGTCGCCTGGGCGCTCGGGAAGCTACCGGACATGCGGGCCTATGAGCCGCTGTTCACGCTCCAGAAATCGCTCTATCGCGTGCACGAAAACGATGCCGATCCTAACCTCGTCAAGTTGAAGGAAGCCGTCAATTGGAGCATCAAACAGATCGACACCTGGGAACACGTGCAATAA
- a CDS encoding glycosyl transferase codes for MSDFHQNGLVTVLHRLGASNLEQLEKELERHAASNPIALVLPSLYSELEKPALKHIVQVLKDIRYVNEIVISLDRASALEFRLAKQFFSVLPQRVRIVWNDGTGIQDILKLLAHAEIDTGLQGKGRGCWMAFGYVLARGQSNVIALHDCDILSYNREYLARLCYPIVNTNLGYEFCKGYYSRVTDRLHGRVTRLYFTPLIRSLQQIAGAHPLLTFLDSFRYPLAGEFAMVRDLAWINRVPGDWGLEVGVLSEIYRNCALRRICQADIADAYEHKHQGLSADNAEQGLQKMCVDITKSLFRNLASEGVVLSEAVLKTLRATYLQAAQEAITRYQNDAAINSLQFDRHAERMAVEVFLKGMKIATEAFLDDPLGVPMISNWSRVTGAIPDIFERLIGAVERDHEWDPVGDRA; via the coding sequence ATGTCGGATTTTCATCAGAACGGGCTCGTGACGGTCTTGCACCGTCTGGGCGCCTCCAATCTGGAACAACTCGAAAAGGAACTGGAACGACACGCGGCGAGCAACCCGATCGCCCTCGTCCTGCCTTCGCTGTATTCGGAACTTGAGAAGCCCGCGCTGAAGCACATTGTGCAGGTGCTGAAAGACATCCGGTACGTCAACGAAATCGTCATCTCCCTGGATCGCGCCTCGGCTCTGGAGTTCCGGCTGGCCAAACAATTCTTCTCGGTGCTGCCGCAGCGGGTCCGGATCGTCTGGAACGATGGCACGGGCATTCAGGACATCCTCAAGCTGCTGGCCCACGCGGAAATCGACACCGGGCTGCAAGGCAAGGGCCGGGGCTGTTGGATGGCCTTCGGCTATGTGTTGGCCCGTGGACAAAGCAACGTCATCGCACTCCACGACTGCGACATTCTCAGTTACAACCGGGAATATCTGGCGAGACTCTGTTATCCGATCGTCAACACCAACCTCGGCTACGAGTTCTGCAAAGGCTATTACAGCCGGGTCACGGATCGCCTCCATGGCCGGGTTACACGACTCTATTTCACCCCGCTGATTCGAAGCCTCCAACAAATCGCCGGCGCACATCCCTTGCTGACCTTTCTCGACAGCTTTCGGTATCCGCTGGCGGGAGAATTTGCCATGGTGCGGGACCTGGCATGGATTAACCGCGTGCCCGGAGACTGGGGGTTGGAAGTCGGTGTCCTCTCCGAGATCTATCGCAACTGCGCGCTCAGGCGGATTTGCCAGGCCGATATCGCCGACGCCTATGAACACAAGCATCAAGGATTGTCGGCGGATAACGCCGAACAGGGCCTTCAGAAGATGTGCGTGGACATCACGAAGTCGTTGTTCCGGAACCTCGCGAGCGAAGGAGTCGTGTTATCGGAAGCCGTGCTCAAGACCTTGCGGGCGACCTACCTGCAAGCAGCTCAGGAAGCCATCACTCGCTATCAGAATGATGCCGCCATCAACAGTCTGCAGTTTGACCGCCACGCAGAACGGATGGCCGTCGAAGTCTTTCTCAAGGGCATGAAGATCGCCACGGAAGCGTTCCTGGACGATCCGCTCGGCGTGCCGATGATCTCAAATTGGAGCCGGGTGACCGGCGCCATTCCCGATATTTTCGAACGCTTGATCGGCGCGGTCGAACGCGATCATGAGTGGGATCCCGTCGGAGACCGGGCGTAG
- a CDS encoding penicillin-binding protein activator LpoB yields MIEWRDRSVGRTFVTAALVAVAAVASGCGHETKVTRVDTGIVTDLSGRWNDTDSQMVAEAMVREALGNPWLGNFTKGKNRQPVVIVGTVLNKSHEHINVQTFISDLERELTNSQKVTFVAGKGEREEVREERREQAVHAREDTQKAPGKEIGADYMMRGSISTILDEQDGAKAVFYQIDLEMVDMENNVKAWFGQKKIKKVVEKKRTIF; encoded by the coding sequence ATGATCGAGTGGCGGGATCGTTCAGTGGGCCGGACCTTTGTGACCGCAGCGCTGGTGGCTGTGGCCGCGGTGGCGAGCGGATGTGGGCATGAAACGAAAGTGACGCGCGTCGATACCGGCATCGTCACGGACCTCAGCGGGCGCTGGAACGACACCGATTCACAAATGGTGGCTGAAGCCATGGTGCGAGAAGCCCTGGGCAATCCCTGGCTCGGCAATTTCACCAAGGGCAAGAATCGCCAGCCGGTCGTCATCGTCGGAACCGTCCTCAACAAGAGCCATGAACACATCAACGTGCAGACCTTCATCAGCGACCTGGAGCGGGAACTGACGAACTCGCAAAAAGTGACCTTCGTCGCCGGCAAGGGCGAGCGGGAAGAGGTGCGTGAGGAGCGGCGCGAGCAGGCCGTGCACGCCCGTGAAGACACGCAGAAAGCACCCGGCAAAGAAATCGGCGCGGACTACATGATGCGCGGGAGCATCTCCACGATTCTGGATGAGCAGGACGGGGCCAAAGCGGTCTTCTATCAGATCGACCTGGAAATGGTGGATATGGAGAACAACGTGAAGGCCTGGTTCGGGCAGAAAAAAATCAAGAAAGTCGTCGAGAAGAAACGAACGATTTTTTAG
- a CDS encoding riboflavin synthase, which yields MFSGIVEEMGAVSVLNKGLAGTRLTIIASTIMSDLTIGASVSVNGTCLTAVARTDHDFSVDVSPETLGVTTLGGLTSGSPVNLERAMKLNERIGGHMVSGHVDGIGAIRSRHQDGNALILEIEAPKEILRLCVQKGSITVDGISLTINDVTERSFVVSIIPHTAKVTTLGLKQVGDKLNLESDLIGKYVERLLQERGILPPKPTPVIDTDYLKRRGLI from the coding sequence ATGTTCAGCGGCATCGTGGAAGAGATGGGCGCGGTCTCCGTACTGAATAAGGGGCTGGCCGGCACGCGTCTGACCATCATCGCCTCGACGATCATGAGCGACCTCACCATCGGCGCCAGCGTGAGCGTCAATGGGACCTGCCTGACGGCGGTCGCCAGAACCGACCATGACTTCTCGGTCGATGTCTCGCCTGAAACCCTCGGGGTGACGACGCTCGGTGGTCTCACTTCCGGTTCGCCCGTGAATCTAGAGCGTGCCATGAAGTTGAACGAGCGCATCGGCGGGCACATGGTGTCAGGACATGTGGATGGCATCGGTGCCATCCGGAGCCGGCATCAGGACGGGAACGCGCTGATTCTGGAGATTGAGGCGCCGAAGGAGATTCTGCGCCTCTGTGTTCAGAAGGGATCGATCACGGTCGATGGCATCAGTCTCACCATCAACGACGTGACCGAACGGTCGTTCGTCGTTTCGATCATTCCTCACACCGCAAAAGTCACCACACTCGGACTGAAACAGGTGGGTGACAAGCTCAACCTGGAATCAGACCTGATCGGGAAATACGTCGAGCGCCTGCTCCAGGAGCGCGGCATCCTCCCTCCCAAACCAACGCCGGTGATCGATACGGATTATCTAAAACGGCGGGGATTGATCTAG
- a CDS encoding tetratricopeptide repeat protein, producing MSLSISPCLRRMFVCLVAMCAAGTVGMLSIAHAQVGKPEGLYYKSWAVVVGVENYLVAPKVPGALEGAHAVATVLRGLGFDEVIELQDKEASSKHLLQILNDYLPRKVGRQDRVLFFFAGHAGITQDSQSKEVGYLVPWDAQLNNPAKAITFDQLKEFSRRSASKHMLMLFDANIRGWEVTAPQPLSLEGRLSPEDETEKRAVQVLTAAEKEEAIGRAAGQSAFVAALVAGLKGAADLNKNGWLMASELAAQVKQDVETATKGAQHPQFVQLEGDGDVVLIEGRKGAFQAGKEPTSEADRMREARIQYEQAFALLQQQKSAEEALERLNRAIGYDPSFGDAYVLKSYIRLEVLPNLEESLLAARAAVQHAPQNPDSHYSLALALEKKGQYQEAEQAMQQALVVNPAYGDVYFSLGELYADHLNEPQKSVDAFRRYLELGGQSERAIRAVQGSAPPAEKHGP from the coding sequence ATGAGCTTGTCAATATCCCCCTGTCTTCGCCGGATGTTCGTATGCCTGGTGGCCATGTGCGCCGCTGGAACGGTCGGAATGCTCTCCATTGCCCACGCGCAGGTCGGAAAGCCGGAAGGCCTCTATTACAAGTCCTGGGCGGTCGTGGTCGGGGTCGAAAACTACCTCGTGGCGCCGAAGGTGCCCGGCGCGTTGGAGGGTGCGCATGCGGTGGCGACGGTGCTGCGGGGGCTCGGGTTCGATGAAGTGATCGAGCTGCAGGATAAAGAGGCCAGTTCCAAGCATCTGCTCCAGATCCTCAACGATTATTTACCTCGCAAGGTCGGGCGGCAGGATCGCGTGCTGTTCTTTTTTGCCGGGCATGCCGGGATCACGCAGGATTCTCAATCCAAAGAAGTGGGCTATCTGGTTCCCTGGGATGCGCAGTTGAACAATCCCGCCAAAGCCATCACGTTTGATCAGCTCAAGGAATTCAGCCGGCGGTCCGCTTCCAAACACATGTTGATGTTGTTCGACGCGAACATCCGGGGATGGGAAGTGACCGCGCCGCAGCCGCTTTCACTCGAAGGCCGCTTGTCGCCGGAAGATGAGACGGAGAAGCGAGCCGTTCAGGTCCTGACGGCGGCCGAGAAAGAGGAGGCGATCGGACGGGCTGCGGGTCAGAGTGCGTTCGTCGCAGCGCTGGTTGCCGGTTTGAAGGGGGCTGCCGATCTCAACAAGAACGGCTGGCTCATGGCCAGTGAACTGGCAGCGCAGGTGAAGCAGGACGTGGAGACTGCGACCAAAGGGGCCCAGCACCCGCAGTTCGTGCAGTTGGAGGGCGACGGGGACGTGGTCCTGATTGAAGGGCGAAAAGGCGCCTTCCAGGCCGGGAAGGAACCGACGAGTGAGGCGGACCGGATGAGGGAGGCCCGCATTCAGTATGAACAGGCCTTTGCATTATTGCAGCAGCAAAAGTCGGCCGAAGAAGCGTTGGAACGGCTCAACCGCGCGATCGGCTACGATCCGTCCTTCGGCGATGCCTACGTGTTGAAGAGTTACATCCGTTTGGAAGTGCTGCCGAATCTTGAGGAGTCCCTGCTTGCCGCCCGCGCGGCGGTGCAACATGCGCCGCAGAATCCCGATTCCCACTACTCCCTGGCGCTGGCCCTCGAAAAGAAGGGACAGTACCAGGAAGCCGAGCAGGCCATGCAGCAGGCATTAGTAGTGAACCCGGCCTACGGGGATGTCTATTTCTCGCTCGGCGAGCTCTACGCCGACCATTTGAACGAACCGCAAAAGTCCGTCGACGCGTTCCGTCGATATCTGGAGTTGGGGGGACAAAGTGAACGCGCGATCCGCGCCGTCCAAGGCAGTGCTCCTCCAGCTGAGAAACATGGGCCTTAG
- the proC gene encoding pyrroline-5-carboxylate reductase, giving the protein MLTGTRIVFIGGGNMAEALLAGLLRKGVAAVEHLTVSDPDGHRRELLAERFGVAVHADNRTAAQGADLVVFCVEPQVLDAVLDEVASSLQSRPLAMSVAAGYPISRLQAHLKTATRVVRAMPNTPSTIGEGVTAVSLAPGLSSEDQDRTRCLFESVGKVVVVDERLMDAVTGLSGSGPAYVFTMIEALADGGVLMGLPRATAQVLAAQTVAGAARMVLEQGTHPAVLKDRVASPGGTTIAGLSRLEQGRLRATLMSAVTAAAQRSQELGQEENHHL; this is encoded by the coding sequence ATGTTGACGGGGACACGAATCGTGTTCATCGGCGGCGGCAATATGGCCGAGGCGCTGCTGGCTGGACTCCTGCGCAAGGGCGTGGCTGCCGTTGAGCACCTCACCGTCAGCGATCCCGATGGACATCGCCGGGAACTGCTGGCGGAGCGATTCGGGGTCGCCGTCCATGCCGACAACCGGACGGCGGCGCAAGGCGCGGATCTGGTTGTGTTCTGTGTCGAACCGCAGGTGCTCGACGCCGTCCTGGATGAAGTGGCTTCAAGTCTCCAGTCCCGGCCCCTCGCGATGTCCGTTGCAGCCGGGTATCCCATCTCCCGCCTGCAGGCTCATCTCAAGACGGCCACCAGGGTGGTCCGTGCCATGCCGAACACGCCCTCGACCATCGGAGAAGGGGTGACGGCGGTGAGCCTCGCGCCGGGGTTGTCGTCAGAAGATCAGGACCGGACGCGATGCCTCTTCGAATCGGTCGGCAAGGTGGTTGTAGTGGACGAGCGGTTGATGGATGCCGTGACCGGATTGAGCGGAAGCGGACCGGCCTACGTCTTCACCATGATCGAAGCGCTGGCCGACGGCGGCGTGTTGATGGGATTGCCAAGGGCCACCGCGCAAGTGCTGGCGGCGCAGACAGTAGCCGGCGCGGCGCGTATGGTGCTGGAGCAGGGGACACATCCGGCCGTGTTGAAAGATCGCGTGGCTTCGCCGGGCGGCACCACGATAGCGGGGCTGTCTCGACTTGAGCAGGGGCGGCTGCGCGCGACCTTGATGTCGGCCGTGACAGCCGCGGCGCAGAGATCGCAGGAACTGGGACAAGAAGAGAACCATCACCTCTAA
- the acs gene encoding acetate--CoA ligase, with product MDEKIDTLLKEGRVIQPTAKTKAAAHIQDYDQAYKASIADPEAFWGGVAKELDWFSPWSKVLDWNYPWAKWFVGATCNIAYNCLDRHANTWRRNKVAIIWVGENGEERIFTYGELLRQVNRCANALKALGLQKGDRVTIYLPKIPEQVVAMLACARIGVIHSVVYSGFSAPALASRIQDAEARVVITADVGYDRGKTINLKGVVDDAVRTCPSVEKVVVVRRESPGVALAAPKEIDWVEWLQAQSAACQAEPLDAEAPLYILYTSGTTGKPKGVVHVHGGYMVGTYITTKYVFDLKEEDVYFCVADPGWVTGHSYIVYGPLLNGATILMAEGKPDYPTPGRWWDLIARYGVSVFYTTPTAVRLLMKYGEDWPKKYDLSTLRILGSVGEPINPEAWEWFYRVTGSDKPIMDTWWQTETGSILVTPLPSVPLKPGSATRPFLGIEADVVDKEGNSLPNNAGGFAVIKKPWPSMMRTIYKDPDRYKVYWNTIPNCYTAGDVCRKDNDGYMWFMGRADDVIKVAGNRIGTAEVESALVSHEAVAEAAVIGKPHRTAGEAIKAFVILKQGYQDSKELVQSLKDHVLKELGKIAVPQEIDIVPSLPKTRSGKIMRRVLKAKELGQDVGDISTIED from the coding sequence ATGGACGAGAAGATCGATACCCTACTGAAAGAAGGACGTGTCATTCAGCCGACCGCCAAGACCAAGGCGGCCGCTCATATTCAGGACTATGACCAGGCCTACAAAGCCTCTATCGCCGATCCGGAAGCGTTCTGGGGCGGTGTGGCCAAGGAACTGGATTGGTTTTCGCCGTGGAGCAAGGTGCTCGATTGGAACTACCCCTGGGCCAAATGGTTCGTCGGCGCAACCTGCAATATCGCTTATAACTGCCTGGATCGACACGCAAACACGTGGCGGCGTAACAAAGTCGCCATCATCTGGGTCGGTGAAAACGGCGAGGAACGCATCTTCACCTATGGAGAACTGTTGCGCCAGGTCAATCGCTGCGCCAATGCCCTCAAGGCGCTTGGCCTGCAAAAGGGCGATCGCGTCACCATCTATCTCCCGAAAATCCCGGAGCAGGTCGTCGCCATGCTGGCCTGCGCGCGTATCGGTGTGATCCACAGCGTGGTCTATTCCGGCTTCAGCGCCCCGGCCCTCGCCAGCCGCATTCAGGACGCCGAAGCGCGCGTCGTCATCACGGCGGATGTCGGGTACGATCGCGGGAAAACCATCAACCTCAAGGGCGTCGTCGACGATGCCGTGCGCACCTGCCCGTCCGTCGAAAAGGTGGTGGTCGTCCGACGCGAATCTCCAGGCGTCGCCCTCGCGGCTCCCAAAGAAATCGATTGGGTCGAGTGGCTGCAAGCACAGAGCGCCGCCTGCCAGGCAGAACCGCTCGATGCGGAAGCTCCGCTCTACATTCTCTACACCTCCGGCACGACCGGTAAACCCAAAGGCGTCGTGCATGTGCATGGCGGCTATATGGTCGGCACCTACATCACGACCAAATATGTGTTCGATCTCAAGGAAGAAGACGTCTACTTCTGCGTGGCCGACCCGGGCTGGGTCACCGGCCACAGTTACATCGTCTATGGCCCGCTGCTGAACGGCGCGACGATCCTCATGGCCGAAGGCAAACCCGACTATCCGACCCCCGGCCGCTGGTGGGATCTCATCGCCCGCTACGGCGTCTCGGTTTTCTACACCACGCCGACGGCGGTCCGGCTCCTGATGAAGTACGGCGAGGACTGGCCGAAGAAGTACGACCTCTCCACCTTGCGCATCCTCGGCAGCGTCGGCGAACCCATCAACCCGGAAGCCTGGGAATGGTTTTACCGCGTCACCGGCAGCGACAAGCCCATCATGGATACCTGGTGGCAGACCGAAACCGGTTCCATCCTGGTCACGCCCCTGCCGTCCGTGCCGCTTAAGCCGGGCTCGGCTACCAGGCCGTTTCTCGGCATCGAGGCCGACGTGGTGGACAAGGAAGGGAACAGCCTGCCGAACAATGCCGGCGGCTTTGCCGTCATCAAGAAGCCCTGGCCGTCCATGATGCGGACGATCTACAAAGATCCTGATCGCTACAAGGTCTACTGGAACACCATCCCCAACTGTTATACGGCGGGCGACGTCTGCCGGAAAGACAACGACGGGTATATGTGGTTCATGGGTCGCGCAGACGATGTAATCAAAGTCGCCGGCAACCGCATCGGCACAGCGGAAGTCGAAAGCGCCCTGGTCAGCCACGAGGCCGTGGCCGAAGCGGCGGTCATCGGCAAACCGCATCGCACCGCCGGCGAAGCGATCAAGGCCTTCGTCATCCTGAAACAGGGCTATCAGGACTCGAAAGAGTTGGTGCAGTCGCTCAAGGACCATGTGCTGAAAGAGTTAGGGAAAATCGCGGTGCCGCAGGAAATCGACATCGTGCCGTCGTTGCCGAAGACCAGGTCCGGCAAGATCATGCGGCGGGTCCTCAAGGCCAAGGAACTGGGACAGGACGTGGGCGACATTTCGACGATCGAAGACTGA